The following proteins are co-located in the Flavobacteriales bacterium genome:
- a CDS encoding tetratricopeptide repeat protein: protein MKKKILFIALLIFSLQTAFAQNYKQLIKFADKNYDAGDYYSASIYYKQALDIDSLDINIVWKYAECLRLYNDYEKAEYYYDKIYYREQSKLFPLSLYYLATMQKYNGKYKEAQKNFKLVTKQFSSKKKSFEYLKARQEMQSCAFAMKSQKKDTVGYKMYNAGEKINSTDSEFGSSWIDSTLYYTSLRAENVKGDFEIHDPNYKIKIYSNEKQGKEFGKTISLDTLINSVMTHNANGCFNSDQSRFYFSRCDGPQCKIVYCDIKNGKWSEPKEVNGGVNKEGFTSTQPMVARVGDREVLFFSSNMDGGEGKMDIWYSEIGTSGTHTKAKNAGKNVNSIDDEITPFYDVEENV from the coding sequence ATGAAAAAGAAAATCCTCTTCATAGCATTATTGATTTTTTCTCTGCAAACCGCATTTGCACAGAACTACAAACAATTGATAAAGTTTGCCGATAAAAATTATGATGCTGGTGATTATTACAGCGCTTCCATTTACTACAAACAAGCATTGGATATTGATAGTCTCGACATCAACATCGTATGGAAATACGCCGAATGTTTGCGTTTGTATAACGACTACGAAAAGGCCGAATATTATTACGATAAAATCTATTATCGCGAACAGAGTAAATTGTTTCCGCTCAGTTTGTATTATCTGGCTACCATGCAGAAATACAATGGGAAATATAAAGAAGCGCAGAAAAACTTTAAACTGGTTACCAAACAATTTTCTTCCAAAAAGAAATCGTTCGAATACCTGAAAGCGCGACAGGAGATGCAGTCCTGCGCCTTTGCCATGAAGTCGCAAAAAAAAGATACGGTCGGATATAAAATGTACAATGCCGGCGAAAAAATTAATTCTACCGATTCGGAATTTGGTTCTTCATGGATCGACTCCACCCTGTACTACACATCACTCCGTGCCGAAAATGTAAAGGGCGATTTTGAAATCCATGATCCCAATTACAAAATCAAAATTTACTCGAACGAAAAACAAGGAAAAGAATTTGGCAAAACCATTTCGCTGGATACGCTGATTAATTCAGTTATGACGCACAATGCCAATGGTTGTTTTAATTCGGACCAATCGCGTTTTTACTTTTCACGTTGCGATGGACCTCAATGTAAAATTGTGTATTGCGATATTAAAAATGGAAAATGGTCGGAACCCAAAGAAGTAAACGGCGGCGTAAACAAAGAAGGATTTACGTCTACTCAACCAATGGTTGCACGTGTTGGCGATCGTGAGGTTTTATTTTTCTCGAGTAATATGGATGGCGGTGAAGGGAAAATGGATATTTGGTATTCAGAAATCGGCACTTCCGGCACACATACTAAAGCAAAAAACGCAGGAAAAAATGTGAACTCCATCGATGATGAAATCACTCCCTTTTATGATGTGGAAGAAAATGTA